The proteins below are encoded in one region of Ostrea edulis chromosome 3, xbOstEdul1.1, whole genome shotgun sequence:
- the LOC130052680 gene encoding uncharacterized protein LOC130052680, giving the protein MLFFCFGIDPLVERLRTFKSVVTASMIHGIACESTAAEAFVERMNDIVNIYPCGICVSPWSPWLAASPDRKVYCPSHTPCYGLLEIKCPVNPLSQCVYLNKDENGFKLKRTHNYFHQIMMHLAVTGLGWCYLFVWTSDESHLELITFDSSRWQEMKDKLDMFYFDHYLKG; this is encoded by the exons atgctgtttttttgttttggtataGACCCCTTGGTGGAGCGACTAAGGACCTTCAAATCTGTGGTGACAGCCAGTATGATACATGGGATAGCATGTGAGTCTACAGCAGCTGAAGCATTTGTAGAA AGGATGAATGACATTGTCAACATTTATCCCTGTGGAATATGTGTCAGTCCATGGTCACCTTGGTTAGCAGCTAGCCCAGACAGAAAGGTGTATTGCCCTTCCCATACTCCATGTTATGGTTTACTGGAAATCAAGTGTCCTGTCAACCCCCTATCACAATGTGTCTACCTCAACAAGGATGAAAATGGGTTTAAGCTGAAGAGAACACATAACTATTTTCATCAGATTATGATGCATCTTGCGGTAACAGGACTAGGGTGGTGTTACTTGTTTGTTTGGACTTCAGATGAATCTCATCTTGAGCTTATCACATTTGACTCAAGTAGAtggcaagaaatgaaagacaagcttgatatgttttattttgaccATTACTTGAAAGGCTga